The DNA segment TTTGTTCTTGACAAAACAGAATATTTTCTTTATACTATTAGGACATTCTGAGCTTCTTTTGTTAAATATAAGCAGGAGGATGAGCTGATTATTGAGTTGGTGAACAAATATGGGCCAAAAAAGTGGTCAACCATTGCTCAGCACTTACCTGGACGTATTGGAAAGCAATGCAGGGAAAGGTGTGATAGTGGAGCTGTTAATTTTGATAGTTTTAACCCTACCTACATTTAGAACATTGGAGAAGGCCATGAATAGGGTAATGTTGAACCTTGGAATGTGTCCTTTCCCAGGATGGATGAGAACAGCTGGGCAAAGCCTGGTTGCATTGGTTAATCCTGTTGAATTTAACAGTTTGCCAGGGGTTATCCTTCTTGGATATTATTGTAGACATCTCTTGGGTTTTATGAAAGTATTTTGCTGTTGCAGTGCTCCCTTCTTTCTGcctaaattaagaaaagaaaatctgTTCCTGTTTTTACACTTGTGCTCATAGAACTAATTGCTTATGCAGGTGGCACAATCATCTCAATCCTTCCATAAACAGGGAGGCGTGGACTCAGGAAGAAGAGCTGGCTCTAGTCCGTGCTCATCAGATTTTTGGAAACAGATGGGCAGAGCTCACAAAGTTCTTGCCAGGAAGGTATGTTGTTATCACTAAGGGAAGCTACACCTTTCCATCAATGTTATGTTAAGGTTGCCTGTtatgtcttttattcttttaaCTACTGCTTCTCCCTATTCCTGCAAGTCATCCTCTCATTTTTGTCTTAACTCTATTGTTCTGTTAATTAAAAGCTAACAAATTTGTTCTGTTATTTCCATCTTTGTATGGGAACAGGACAGACAATGCAATAAAAAATCACTGGAACAGTTCAGTAAAAAAGAAGTTGGATTCTTACATTGCATCAGGCCTTCTAGAACAACTTCAATTCCCGGTTCTTGCAAATCAAAGCCAGCCTATGCCTTCATCTTCTATGAGGATGCAGAGCATTGTAGATGATAGTGGTGCCAAATGTAGGAAAGAATCAGAGGACATATCAGAATGCAGCCAAGAGTCAAATATGATTGGCTGTTCTCGATCAGCAAGTGATTTAGCTACTGCTGCTGTACATACAAGAGAGCAATTCCACTTGGCTGAAATGCCTGGTGTGTCAAAAGAGAGGAATTCCAGTTCAGCACCTTGTTCAGAAGAATATTACCCATCTTTTGAAGATGTTAACTTCTCCATTCCAGAAATACCTTGTGAAGTAGGGTACTCTTCCAGTGGGGATTACCAGTTCGGTGAGCATATGTTGATAACCGATGATGAATGTTGTAGGGTCCTATTCTCGGAAGCAGTGAATGATGGGTGCTTTGCCTCTGAAAACTTTACACAGGGATCTAATATTGTTGAATTGGGTGGCTGCACAAACAGATCTCTTTGTCAGCCTTCAGACATCCAACCGTCTGAAACTAGAAAAACTCCAGCTTCACAATCTAGTCTTCCTTCAAGGTCTGAGGTATTACCGACCTCATGCTGTCAATCTTTCGCATCTCCTTCTTTTCTTTCAGTTGAGGATGGTACACTTATGCATGGCCAAGAGCAGAGTCAATTAAATTGTCAACCTTTTGGAACTCAAGAGCAAGAATTTACAATGAATGCACATGATGGCTTCATCTTTACTAATGATGATCATACAAATGATACTGACCTACAAGAGCAGACATACCTTGCAAAGGATTCTCAGAAGTTGGTTTCAGTTAATAGTATTGGTTCAGAGTTAAGTGCCATGCTAACTTGTCCTATTGCGGATGATAAGCGTAACTTGCCTGCAGAGCAAGATGTCAGAGGTCTATGTTACGAGCCTCCTCGATTTCCAAGCTTGGATGTCCCTTTTTTCAGCTGTGATCTTATACCATCAGGCGGTAATATGCAGCAAGAATATAGCCCCCTTGGTATTCGCCAGCTGATGATGTCTTCTATGAACTGCATCTCTCCATTTAGGTTGTGGGATTCGCCATCTTGGGATGGCAGTCCAGATGCTGTGCTGAAAAGTGCTGCCAAAACTTTTACTGGGACACCATCCATATTGAAAAAGCGCCATCGTGACCTTCTATCACCTTTATCAGAAAGACGAAGGGAGAAAAAGCTGGAAATTGATATGACATCGAGTTTGACCAGAGACTTCTCTCGCTtggatgtgatgtttgatgaAAGTGTTACTGGCAACACATCTCAGGTGTCTCCATCTAAACGTAAAACCAATGCTAGAGCCtccattgaagaaaaagaaaacgttTGTCAAGAATTTCATGGGTCACTAGACAATGGGGGAGATCACACTGAGGCATTAGATGATGAAGCTCAGAAGAAAGATTCTAATGGAACTAATTCCCCAGGAAACATAAAAAAGGAAGCCTGGAGAACTGATATCAAGGACAAAACTGATGCTCATGCTTCAGAAAAGATTGTGAGTTCTTCCTTCTTCCCtttaatgattttgatgttttctaGCAAAAGGTGAAGTTGCCAGATTAAATCCATGTCAAATTTTTATCCAAGTTCTATATGATGCTGATAGTATGTACAACTTATGCTGTTTTATCTTGTGGCCTTGTTTTGGCAATCTTAGGCTGAATTGATTGATTTATCATATGAATTTATGCAAACTCTACTCTTGACAGATCAAACAGCCTTCGGCAGTGCTTATTGAGCATAATGTAAATGATCTACTATTGTTTTCTCCTGATCGTGTTGGTCTTAAAGCAGACCAGCCATTATTGTCTTCAAGCATACGAACTCCACGAAATCAGTGTCATAAGAGCTTTAGAGCTATATCAAATCAAGGTTTATCAGGAAATGCATGCTTAATTGTTAGCTCTCCCACTCTGAAAGTAAAGAACAGCGACGGCCACTCAATCTCTGTTACTGCAGTACAGTGTACCAATTCACCTGCAACCCTTGAGAATTTGGCTGATAATGCTGGGATTGATACTtctattgaaaattataatatgtAAGTTTTGGCTGCTCCCAGAGTGATTACAAGTGTTATAATACTTCCTTGCTATTCATTGTCTTTTATGTTTAAGAGCTGCTTTGCTTTTATTTCAATGTCAAATGCTAGGACAAATTGATTGGTTCTTATGTGTTGCTTGCTTGTGGATTGCCAGATTTGGTGGAACTCCATTCAGAAGAAGTATCGAATCCCCATCGGCATGGAAGTCTCCTTGGTTTATTAACTCTTTCATTCCAGGCCCAAGGATCGACACAGAAATAACAATTGAGGTATAACTCTACTTCAGCCGTGAGCAAGTTTTTGCAGAATTTAACCTTTTTCTAGTGCTTCCTAATAACCGGATTTTCTTTCCAGGACATAGGATATGTTATGAGCCCCGCAGAAAGAAGCTATGACGCCATTGGATTGATGAAACAATTAAGTGAGCATACTGCTGCTGCTTATGCTGATGCCTTGGAGGTTTTGGGAAATGAAACTCCAAAATCAATTGTAAAAGGAAGACTCCCCAACAATGGTAACATGGACAAAGAGAATAACGGGGTTGAGAATCGTTCACATTTGACTTCAAATATATTGGTATTACTGAAAAACCATGTTTTAATCATCATCCTTTGTTACTAAGAGCAATTTGTTGAAAGTAGTGTGCAATTTGTGTGCAGGCCGAGCGCCGCATCCTTGATTTTAGCGACTGTGAAACACCAAGAAAGGAAACCGAAAATGGAAAATCCTCAACAACAGCAGCAGCCGTGAGTTTCTCAAGCCCCTCTTCCTATCTTTTGAAAGGTTGCAGATAGtgccttttattattattttttgactAAAAATCCCTCATGTTTGTAGTTTATATCATATATGTAtgccaattttatttttttttcaaatttcttcaatttgttGTGGAAAGGGAACggaatcaattaattaaattgataaaagagTGTATGAAGTGCACATAGATTCTTCAGCTCTTCTCACCAACTTTTTGCACATCCAATTCTAAAATCATggttccattttcttttttacaaCATTTAATAGCTTTCATTTTAGCCACCATTACAACGCATGATGAGGCGGTAAAGGTGTGGACTTTTTCAATAGGACCATGTTTAGaaataacttttctaaaattgaaCTCTACCCGTCCAATTAACAAGTTTCCGATAAGTCTTGATTCTATATATGTGGACCAGATCTTTTAGCAAATTCTTtgtgagtttttaaaaaaatattttattacgtCTTTATAGAATATTTGTCAACTTTTTAAgtgtttcaaatattttttattgtaataattTTAAGGCTAAATAAAGAATTTGTAataattttgacattttattGTGTTCTTACAACAAAAAATTTGACATTTCATTGTGTTCTTAAAATTATTTCTTCTTGTTTGGAATTACAttcctaataataaatttaatccataataattgtctatttttgtcattttattttttattttttttatggagGGAATGTGATAATATGGTTTGAATTCGTATCAAATAGGTGTTTAACAATAGCTTTAAAATGTTTGACAATAGCTTAAACCGTCGTTCCATGATattgacttttaaaaaaaattttaaaatttttaattttaaaaatattcaaagtACTTGTGAGCTATCATGTAATTGCCAATAAATTTTTAACAGCTCAATCAATTTTTTCATCTAAAAAAAGTACGATTAAACTAAATTTGTCATTATGCCATTACACTTCACAAGGGTAAATATTAGGAGTTAGAAGCCATCTTTTAGCTAACAATAATTGTCTCAGGCTATAAATTtggagttaaaataaaaaaaaaatcaaatttgtttAACTCAAATCAATATGATTAAATCTTAATTGATCATAAAAAGAAAACAATCTAAAATTATCTAAATCCAAAATGATCCGAACAAGTAATTTAAAATAACTCATACTTAAGTGCTAAATATTATTTGAAGAACTTAAATGGCATAAgcctaaaaaaaaccctaaacttgaaATAAAACGAAAAATTTAAATCTGAAATTACCTAACtcaaattaacccaaattaaaactGATTCAACCTACTTAATTAAAAATCAACCATCAAATCCCATTCAAATAATCTCATCCCCACCCtcaattatgtttatttttaagaattGAGACAAAAAGTAATTTTGTTAAGTAAGAAAAGGCCTTGCTTGTAAATGCATTCTAAAAAGCATATTTAGATATGAAAAGAAGGTTGGTCTCCTTGGATTCACTAAGCGTAAAACCTCACATCTCCCGCAAAGGATAGTGGTGTTGTTATTGAGAATGGGCCCTGTTCCCACAAGGAACGATGTCGTAAAATCCCCTATTCCTGATTGCTCCCTCTCCGATATTCTTTCAATCCCAACCCTCCATAAAATTATTGCTAATGCTATTACACCAACCTGCAATAAAACAGTCATCTCTATATTTCAACACTAATCTAAACTGATATCAACTTATAACGATGCAATTGAAAAGGTTTCAACTTAAGCTATTAATATGATAGATTAGGAGCAAAAGAAATTATTATTGGCTATCTTAGAAAATAAAACCTACCTGTGGGACTAGAATCAAAAGAGTAATCAAGCGACACATCTTTTCATGGAAGACAACAAAGTTCTTGAAATATTCATGATTCTCATCAATGTATTTTGAAATTAGCTGTCATTGTGGAAATAATAGCACATATCAAATATAGTAAATAATCAAACTCAACTCAACTTATTTCTATTTCTGTACCTACTTTAACAACAATAACTCCTATCCTATCATCTCTTAATAAAACAAAACTGAAAGAAAGGCTGTCTAATTGGGAGTAGCAACTTTAAGACAAAGAAAATTGACTTCAAAGACGTAATCATAACTAATCTACCCCTGTCCTATATGTCCTTAAATGAAAAATCTAACCttaaattatactattttttttttatttaagtttcataAGTATTATCTAAATTATTAATCTCATCTATTTTTATCCTAAAACACGATACCAACTAATAAGAATGTGATAAGTTACACATTCTTATTAGATGTTGTACACTTCTGAGAAAAATAAGACAGAAAGAGATAACTTAGGTCCAATTTTTTACCAACAAAAACTTTAGATAGCTatatgaaaagaagaagaagatataatGGTTGGCAGATTTTTCAATTCCAGAATAGGTTGATTGAGAATAAGATGAAGTGTACATATTAGACTAAAATAGTTTGTAGTTATATGAGATAAATGTTAAATTGCAAGTGGAAACGAGGCTAACAATATAATGAGATATATGGGTGTTAGTGTAGGCATACCGAACTCCAGTCGTTCTTGAAGAAAATGGTGACAATCACGGCAATTTCCAGAAGAAGAAGGGAGCAAACGCtgaaaatatactaattaaaCCTTGGTTCAGGAAACTTACAATATGGGCTTTTATTCTAAAACCTTAAACCCAATTACTGAATCAGTGATTGCTTATAAGCATGAAATGGAAATCTCACAATCCAATTATTTTACGGTTTACCATAATTTGACTTTAACCccattttggttaaaatattaatctatttaaataagaaacaacaacaaaaaaccTTTACATCTCATGGAGTAGGAACGTCAACATTTTAACGGTGTAACTAATGACATTGTGAAAGTGGAATGACCAAATTATAGGGACTAAACATCAATTTGCGTATAGTTGAGGGGCCAAAATCATAAATTTGACTGATAATGATGACAAGGAATAAACTGAAATCTGAGGTCAGGGCAAAGGATACAATACAAAGTACAGATGTGCTGATACAATTAGAGACAATGAAACTGAATAGTGAGCTCAAGCACACTGCAATTCCCACACCAAAACACGTATATATAAACCTGTTTTATACAAAGGCAACACACAATTTTATTCAAAGTTAACAGAAAactgaaaaaaagaaagaggtcTAATTTCACCCCAGTCCCTGCACTTTCTAAACTTTTTAAATTGAGTCCCTCTACttgtttgattaaaaaaaataattgaagtcCACATATTGAACTTGGATGTGTTATCAATTGTACTATAACTTTTAAAATCAGAGCTTTTAACATTAAAATGCCACATGAAAATTCGTTAACaatggaatttaatttttaaagcaGAGaagttgagggactaaaattCAAAAATGGGAAGAAAGCAAGAACCCGGGGGGGCGCATATTTAAACttgcaaaaagaaagaaaattaccAAGGGTTgggaattgaaggaaaagaaagCAATTGAGCAACACCAATATTCCACTTCTTTTGGAGCCAAAGGGAGTAAACAATGATTGCAATCCCAAGAAAATTCATGATGAGATTCACTATTTTCATGGAGTAGTGCAAGCAACACCTGCTGCACCTTGTCATGGCAGTGGTGATTGGAGATGAATAAGCTTAAGTTATGGAAAGCGCTGTGGATTTGCATTTAAATGTGAGACAAAAATGAGAGGAATATGGTGGTGACCGCAATTTGGGTGGTTTTAGGCAAAGCTGAGCGTAGAGGTGAAGAGCATGTGTTTAATGGGGCCTGAAAAAGCATTAATATAGAATGTTGAAAGTTAGATGGTTCTAAGTTGGTAGTCTTATAATGACTGTACACAAAATGGGATTTGATCATTGAAGTTAAGGAGGCAAGTGTAACTGCCATTCAAACTTACTTTGAAGAAAGTTGCCTCTCTGTCTCACCCAATTTGGAATTTCCCattctgttatttttttcttaagttACCTAACACTTATCCAATTAGTCCCCTGGGATaaaattaaatggataaatttaaGAAAACCAAATAAtgttaaactttaaaattaacatttatggtttaaatatatatattttttgagttggaattataaataaaaaattaaaataaaaaatttcaaaacatttcagtGCTATTCGAACTTGAatcattttcaattatttcatatcaatagaaagtttaatatattcaaggataaattacaccaacagttaCTCAACTTTGAAGTAGttaacaaaacagtcactcaactttcgaaaaataacaaaacaatacTTTTAACCATTTTCCATTACAGACCTAATGGAAAAGTGACATGGCAATTAACTGACCACCATGATATTTCcaaccaaaaaaatatataagggtaaataacaaaacagtcactcaactttcaaaaaataacaaattagtccTACTAAACTTAAAAAATCAGACacccaaaaagaagaaaaaataatacCCTTGAATGAGTTCTTCTTGTTTAGGAAGAAAACAGAGAACCATGGCTTTCTCATTGTCATTAACCCAAAATACCATTTTCAATATCCTTTCTAGATTACCCCTTAGGTCCGTGACTCGATTCAAATCCCTTTCCAATGACTGGGCTTACCTCACCTTGACCCCAACTTTCGTTGTCAACCATCTCCACCGCTCTCCTTCTGATCCATCTGTCATCCTCCTTTGCTACAATACCTAGTCCAATTTCGACTTTGGGATCTTGCTAATCACTGACCCGACTCAGAATTTCACTTGTCGACATTTGATTGTCCTTTTAGAGGAACTGCTTCCTTTGTTCCCAAAAATCATGAGTTCTATCAATTGTTTAGTTTGTATGGATATTCCCCTTgttttgcttttgattttgttttaggcAACTTGATAATGTTGGCAATGGAGTTAGTGCTGTTTAGCTCAATCAATGATTCTTTTGTTTATATCACCATATCCCATGAAGATCTCGACAAATCTGAGTCGTTTTGGTTCTTGAATCACTTGAATGTTGCTTTGGAGGATTTTCTCCTCACCAGTTTTGGTTGTGGATACTAATAATTTGACCCAAAATTGTCATCAATCCCATTTCAATCTAGTTTTTTCAGAGTTAATAGCTTTGTGGCTTCAGGTAATAGAAAAAGGCAGTTGGATCCCAACCGTGTGGCTTCTCCATTAGGGGGTTGAAAAATACAAAAAGTATAAACATATTGAGTTATTTacacaaaaagtaaaaatattgggCCATTTATGAAAAACGAAAAAAGGATGACGAAaaaaaatagtcactcaactttgccTCATCTAACATGGCAAGTTAATTAACCACATTAGCTAATTTATCGGCCACGTCACCTGTTTCATTAGACTTGTGACAGAAAATGTTAATGAGTGACTAATTTGTCACTTTTCGATAACGTTAATAACtgatttgtaactttttgaaaatattagtaactgatttattatttttttaaagttgagtgactgaattaaAACTTTACCTGCCAAATTAATTAGTTAACTGGCCACATCACCTATTCTATTAGGCctgtaacaaaaaaattaataggtgactaatttttcattttttgatatcgttaatgattgttttgttattttataaaaactgAATAACTGAATTAAAACTAAAGTGACTGTTCTATCAGTTACTTCAAAGTTGCGACTGTTGATATAATTTACCCTGTATTCAAGTACATTCAAGGTTTTAACTCTTTTGTGGTCCAATTTTCACTTGAAAGGTCTAAATCTTCATTAACTTGTTGACTATGATCCATCACATCAATATTTTGTATATAGGGCTAACCCAAAGTTAAAGAATAACAAACAAAGCAACAGTCGCAACAAAAATTTTCTGGCAAGCCCGCAAATGCATAAATCCCCTCTCACAGTGCTCTCAAAAAGGAACCATTTATATATCTTAACGTGAGATTCTACCCATTCCAAAACAAAATGGGCATCAAAATgccatttaaataaaataaatccttCGCTAAAGTAGTACAAGTAATAAAACACTCAAGTAGGTCATCTATTCCAGCTTTATCCGATCCATGTCATTGATAACTCCTTCAAGCtgttatttagaaaaaaaaaagtcaaaaaggggTTAACCAAAGTAATAAGTGAAATATCCCTCACTTATGTTGTTCGGACTTCAACTGCATGTGTCCCACACAAAAATATGGGGTTATGACcaccaaatatatgaaaaaaaaaatttacatctaTCCGACACTCACACATAGCCCATCGCCATATGATTGGTCATGcaagcatataaaagaaatagaaatatatACCATACCTTGACAATCTGTCGAAGGAAATAATCACCATATCTTTTCACTGCCTTGGATTCAACAACATGAATCATGTCCTGCAGCAAAGCAAAGTGTTACTTCCAATGCCGAATAATGCAGTTATTCTTTCAAACTAACCTCCAAAGACAAAAGAAATGTAATCTTATCAATAACCTTCTCTAGATACAACTTCAAATTTTATATGCATTAGCTAGCCTGAGAATAATTGAGATTTGTTTTTCAAGAGATTGCTAGTAGGTGCTATCTGTATCTGGAACTAAGAAGCTCTACTATAAGGCATGGTAACTTAAACCACATTCTGTTAGAAGCTCATAGATACGTGCATGAGCTAAAAATGAAACCTACATCATCAATGTAGAAGTCCACATCAGCATTAGAGATAATCTTTCCATCAGAATCAACAGCATGAGTTTTGTGcttgtatgtcaataagatggtCCTATAAAACAAGAAACAACTTCAGTACATATACAACAAGATAAGCATACAATTGAATCAAATACAAAGAAACCAGAGGAAGAAAATATAAATGTCGACCTCAGAGTGGGCTCATCCACTTCCATGTAATTTGCGAGCTTCCCAAGAGATATAGTTGAATACACTTTAAGAAATGTCCGAACACCTGATAACAACTGCTGTTGCTTCACTTCATATAGAAACAGTTTCAACTGAAGTCTATAAGCATCCTGCATAAAATCAAATCGAATTAGGTAAAACACATATAACGCTTACACAATATGCCTAATGATCATATTATTTCCCTTCCTCAACCATAAATAAGTATATGAACCTAAGATCTACACTATCTTTCAACACCTAATGTCACATAAGTCTTGTGTGGGGGCTGGAGCTCCATCCATATGTAAGCTGGAACAGACAGACAGAATGCGCATAACCATCTACTAAAATATACTGAACCAACATCAACTCTGCATCAACATAAATCTTGAATCTAGCAAGAAATAATTGCAGGTATATTCAGCCTAA comes from the Gossypium hirsutum isolate 1008001.06 chromosome A06, Gossypium_hirsutum_v2.1, whole genome shotgun sequence genome and includes:
- the LOC107896414 gene encoding transcription factor MYB3R-4; this translates as MESDIKVSTLSVGLGSSDGAQRIRPVHGRTSGPTRRSTKGQWTAEEDDILSKAVQRFKGKNWKKIAECFKDRTDVQCLHRWQKVLNPELVKGPWSKEEDELIIELVNKYGPKKWSTIAQHLPGRIGKQCRERWHNHLNPSINREAWTQEEELALVRAHQIFGNRWAELTKFLPGRTDNAIKNHWNSSVKKKLDSYIASGLLEQLQFPVLANQSQPMPSSSMRMQSIVDDSGAKCRKESEDISECSQESNMIGCSRSASDLATAAVHTREQFHLAEMPGVSKERNSSSAPCSEEYYPSFEDVNFSIPEIPCEVGYSSSGDYQFGEHMLITDDECCRVLFSEAVNDGCFASENFTQGSNIVELGGCTNRSLCQPSDIQPSETRKTPASQSSLPSRSEVLPTSCCQSFASPSFLSVEDGTLMHGQEQSQLNCQPFGTQEQEFTMNAHDGFIFTNDDHTNDTDLQEQTYLAKDSQKLVSVNSIGSELSAMLTCPIADDKRNLPAEQDVRGLCYEPPRFPSLDVPFFSCDLIPSGGNMQQEYSPLGIRQLMMSSMNCISPFRLWDSPSWDGSPDAVLKSAAKTFTGTPSILKKRHRDLLSPLSERRREKKLEIDMTSSLTRDFSRLDVMFDESVTGNTSQVSPSKRKTNARASIEEKENVCQEFHGSLDNGGDHTEALDDEAQKKDSNGTNSPGNIKKEAWRTDIKDKTDAHASEKIIKQPSAVLIEHNVNDLLLFSPDRVGLKADQPLLSSSIRTPRNQCHKSFRAISNQGLSGNACLIVSSPTLKVKNSDGHSISVTAVQCTNSPATLENLADNAGIDTSIENYNIFGGTPFRRSIESPSAWKSPWFINSFIPGPRIDTEITIEDIGYVMSPAERSYDAIGLMKQLSEHTAAAYADALEVLGNETPKSIVKGRLPNNGNMDKENNGVENRSHLTSNILAERRILDFSDCETPRKETENGKSSTTAAAVSFSSPSSYLLKGCR
- the LOC107896413 gene encoding tetraspanin-19 isoform X1; this encodes MTRCSRCCLHYSMKIVNLIMNFLGIAIIVYSLWLQKKWNIGVAQLLSFPSIPNPWFIYTCFGVGIAVCLSSLFSFIVSNCISTSVLCIYIFSVCSLLLLEIAVIVTIFFKNDWSSLISKYIDENHEYFKNFVVFHEKMCRLITLLILVPQVGVIALAIILWRVGIERISEREQSGIGDFTTSFLVGTGPILNNNTTILCGRCEVLRLVNPRRPTFFSYLNMLFRMHLQARPFLT
- the LOC107896413 gene encoding tetraspanin-19 isoform X2, whose translation is MTRCSRCCLHYSMKIVNLIMNFLGIAIIVYSLWLQKKWNIGVAQLLSFPSIPNPWFIYTCFGVGIAVCLSSLFSFIVSNCISTSVLCIYIFSVCSLLLLEIAVIVTIFFKNDWSSVGVIALAIILWRVGIERISEREQSGIGDFTTSFLVGTGPILNNNTTILCGRCEVLRLVNPRRPTFFSYLNMLFRMHLQARPFLT